The DNA region CGTGATGATGCCTTATGAACTCTCAAGTGGAGAAACCCTCACGTTAAAGCTTGATAATGGATACAACATTGGAATTCTTGTGGATCAGATAGTAGAGATTCAAATAATTGAGAAGGCAAAGCCAAAGGAGCTGAGGGAGTTTAAGGCAGTTCTCCCAAAAAAGGAAGGCCTTCCAAATGTCACTATTTTTGGAACTGGTGGAACTATAGCCTCAAAAATAGACTACAAAACTGGTGCTGTTCATCCAGCTTTTACTGCTGAAGAGCTAGCTATGGCTGTCCCTGAGATCTTTGATATAGCAAACATAACGCCAAAGCTCCTTTTGAACATATTGAGTGAGGACATGAAGCCGGAGTATTGGACAAAAATTGCTCATGAAGTTGCTAAAGTTTTGAACGACGGTGAAGATGGTGTTGTTATAGGGCATGGAACAGATACTATGGGTTACACAGCAGCAGCTTTGAGCTTTATGCTTAAAGATTTAGGGAAACCTGTAATTTTGGTGGGTGCTCAGAGGAGTAGTGATAGACCAAGTAGCGATGCAGCGATGAACTTGATATGCTCAACAAGAATGGCCACCGCTGACTTTGGAGAAGTTGCGGTTGTGATGCACGGGGAGACGGGTGATACATACTGCCTTGCCCATAGGGGCACAAAAGTTAGGAAAATGCACACATCAAGAAGAGATGCTTTTAGGAGCATAAATGACATTCCCATAGCTAAAATATGGACAAGCGGAGAAATTGAATTTTTAAGGGAAGATTACAGGAGAAGAAGTGAAAGCGAAGTCTGGGTAG from Palaeococcus pacificus DY20341 includes:
- the gatD gene encoding Glu-tRNA(Gln) amidotransferase subunit GatD yields the protein MRKVERFMKEKGINVGDYIRVIERENGSTAEYEGVVMMPYELSSGETLTLKLDNGYNIGILVDQIVEIQIIEKAKPKELREFKAVLPKKEGLPNVTIFGTGGTIASKIDYKTGAVHPAFTAEELAMAVPEIFDIANITPKLLLNILSEDMKPEYWTKIAHEVAKVLNDGEDGVVIGHGTDTMGYTAAALSFMLKDLGKPVILVGAQRSSDRPSSDAAMNLICSTRMATADFGEVAVVMHGETGDTYCLAHRGTKVRKMHTSRRDAFRSINDIPIAKIWTSGEIEFLREDYRRRSESEVWVDDTMEEKVALIKSFPGMSGEIIDFFVDKGYRGLVIEGTGLGHTPTYVIESIRRAIEEGVAVCMTSQCLYGRVNLNVYSTGRELIKAGVIPCEDMLPETAYVKLMWVLGKTQNLEEVKKMMLTNYAGEITPYTRFDAYLR